The following coding sequences lie in one Miscanthus floridulus cultivar M001 chromosome 9, ASM1932011v1, whole genome shotgun sequence genomic window:
- the LOC136480841 gene encoding secreted RxLR effector protein 161-like has product MEQHIKLLPGKPELVANATKYRSIVGSLRYLVNSRPNLAFSVGMVSRFMETLNLEHCGAIKRIVKYVAGTTELGCKFVKGQSSELFGFTNSDHAGDIEKRKSTTGVVFFLGGNIVTWSSQKQRVVSLSSCESEYIAGATGACQGVWLSRLLADLTCSEVKKFKLFIDNRFAQELSKNPSVP; this is encoded by the coding sequence ATGGAGCAGCACATCAAACTGCTGCCTGGCAAGCCTGAGTTGGTGGCAAATGCAACTAAGTATAGGAGTATTGTTGGCAGTCTCAGATACTTGGTGAATTCAAGACCTAATCTTGCTTTCTCTGTTGGGATGGTTAGTAGGTTCATGGAGACACTAAATTTAGAGCATTGCGGAGCCATCAAGAGAATTGTCAAATATGTTGCAGGAACCACAGAACTTGGCTGCAAATTtgtcaaagggcaaagttcagaGTTGTTTGGTTTCACTAACAGTGATCATGCAGGAGATATAGAGAAAAGGAAGAGCACCACTGGTGTTGTGTTTTTTCTTGGTGGAAACATTGTGACTTGGAGTTCACAGAAACAAAGGGTGGTGTCACTGTCATCCTGTGAGTCTGAGTACATTGCTGGTGCTACAGGAGCCTGTCAGGGAGTGTGGTTGAGCAGACTGTTAGCTGATCTGACATGTTCAGAAGTGAAGAAGTTCAAGCTTTTCATTGACAACAGGTTTGCTCAGGAACTAAGCAAGAACCCTAGTGTACCATGA
- the LOC136480840 gene encoding probable glycerol-3-phosphate acyltransferase 3, producing the protein MAKKRLLLAHKLFSAMLSLLLHGRRPPPHYSGRSSTPPVVHRGAGPPTLDARTTTAALVVDVDTALLRSGDLFPYFMLVALEAGGFLRGLLLLLLCPLIRLLMPRGAAVRAMAAVSFCGLRAGQFRAGRAVLPKWLMEDVAAEAFEAVRAAGIRAVCVTALPRVMVDGFLREYLGVEAVVAREMKVMWGFYTGLMEELPEGAGEMVMKAVVAAPAPAAEEESDKAVVGFSGSMEFLNHPLARCCKVLKLCGVASILDWQPFEEDMNCSYVLLVAPTIDMEALNATFVPKS; encoded by the exons ATGGCCAAGAAGAGGCTCCTCCTCGCTCACAAGCTCTTCTCGGCCATGCTCTCCCTCCTCCTCCACGGCCGCCGGCCGCCACCTCACTACTCCGGCAGGTCATCAACCCCGCCGGTGGTGCACCGCGGCGCCGGCCCTCCGACGCTGGACGCACGGACCACGACGGCCGCCCTCGTAGTAGACGTCGACACCGCGCTGCTGCGCTCTGGAGACCTGTTCCCGTACTTCATGTTGGTGGCGCTCGAGGCCGGCGGCTTCCTGCGCGgtctgctgctgctcctgctgtGCCCGCTCATCCGCCTGCTCATGCCCCGCGGCGCGGCCGTCAGggccatggcggcggtgtcgTTCTGCGGCCTGCGCGCGGGGCAGTTCCGCGCCGGCCGCGCCGTGCTGCCCAAGTGGCTCATGGAGGACGTGGCGGCGGAAGCGTTCGAGGCCGTGCGCGCGGCGGGGATCAGGGCGGTCTGCGTGACTGCCTTGCCCAGGGTCATGGTCGACGGGTTCCTCCGGGAGTACCTCGGGGTGGAGGCGGTGGTTGCCAGGGAGATGAAGGTCATGTGGGGGTTCTACACCGGACTCATGGAGGAGCTGCCGGAGGGTGCTGGAGAGATGGTGAtgaaggcggtggtggcggcgccggcgccggcggctgaGGAGGAGAGTGACAAGGCGGTCGTGGGGTTCTCTGGGTCAATGGAGTTTCTTAATCATCCACTGGCACGTTGCTGCAAG GTACTTAAGTTATGtggtgttgcaagtattttggaTTGGCAACCTTTTGAG GAAGACATGAATTGCAGTTATGTTCTTTTGGTTGCACCTACTATAGACATggaagcgttgaatgccacttttgtgcccaagtcatga